The Bombus pyrosoma isolate SC7728 linkage group LG3, ASM1482585v1, whole genome shotgun sequence genome has a segment encoding these proteins:
- the LOC122565714 gene encoding homeotic protein female sterile-like isoform X4, whose product MKSGLPLIRSEAKMQQVDTISQNNSTSAPGKTTTTPATPAKEPPPRDEPPVEPVNGVVQPPVVPPPNRPGRVTNQLQFLQKGVLKPVWKHQFAWPFQQPVDAKKLNLPDYHKIIKQPMDLGTIKKRLENTYYWSGKECIQDFNTMFTNCYVYNKPGEDVVVMAQALEKLFLTKVAQMPKEEVELEPPVPKGPKGKKAGRVGAPVGGVAGAAGGTGRGRPSSGAAAVTSSVPNSLTPSATSAGTTGVIPMPPLGTQAPASVPGSTNTTTIAPPSTMGVTPMATHNSLPQQVVPPTSGYHAQPAMDPQAASAVPPPPQVPTAPTVMPPSQPAKLKKGVKRKADTTTPTANSFEPLYKLDPKNAKIPTRRESGRQIKKPTRQAEDGLVPFHQANMPLIGAMAQQPQHTTGKSKEKLSEALKSCNEILKELFSKKHSGYAWPFYKPVDAELLGLHDYHDIIKKPMDLGTVKTKMDNREYKTAQEFASDVRLIFTNCYKYNPPDHDVVAMARKLQDVFEMRYAKIPDEPMGSMVGMKGSSSSASSSGSESSSESDDSDEERTQKLVALQQELKAMQEQMRKLVEESGKKKSKKKKPDKTKSRPMSNKSSSLVASHTGAMKELMKPSGGIPSVSDSVGASIASVAMGAGDLKMPGGMGGDLHHPAIAVGPNKTHATGSMSHHLPTAANAKPKGKGRGPGKAATANTANKRPKANSRSAGTKKKNASSQPPPITFDSEDEDNAKPMSYDEKRQLSLDINKLPGDKLGRVVHIIQSREPSLRDSNPDEIEIDFETLKPSTLRELESYVASCLRKKPHKKVSGKSKDEQMAEKKQELEKRLQDVTGQLGNVKKTAKKEDSSKSVDVVGTGGASGPSRLSASSSSSSDSDSSSSSLSSSSSDSSDSEAGNSSNRPPRKKTKKSTPSTGPPSTTTTVTSAPTLNHTGGLLMNSQPPTNSTGPITKPAVTQSSNVSSEQGGNSQQSVAVATVTTGQGMAVAGHASMPAQPPRSTAMVTTAPVKKPTPPPATTSNPPTPPPSVTPTNTNSIVASPVVPQPPQPPTSVSSFSNANTPVPTDGATLTQQSDLLQPYNTLAPVPTTQTSLEQTMSLKKKPHIPMIQTPHTTNNNTNLNLLPDVKTPVNMMPASMASNLNLGNITMANLNMNLSQGLATHMSMHNQLESMINTTSPLTNIQNSHNATMPQQHSNGFSNIKRENSPPNMLNNNGIPGLNMGMNMGGMGSIFDPMPIVSMPMQISQMPIKKEEKSISVSQSQMPQKSMDAGALFAEMSTGMPPMGNHSSSQLMPEKKMTPPDSKNPVSNFASAFKNKTVEQNVKNASSWSSLAQASSPQSAAGSSMKSAAQDSFQAFKKQAKEKQDRQRALLEQQEMRRQQKEQAERERLRQESERRREREEEDALDKVRKTVGDQQGNVMTATSRAEEVKAIVDTDSSSPSHSSNQDKAAAERERQRLREQERRRREAMAGQIDMNMQSDLMAAFEESL is encoded by the exons ATGAAAAGTGGACTTCCATTGATCAG AAGCGAAGCCAAGATGCAGCAGGTGGACACTATCTCGCAAAATAATTCG ACAAGTGCACCTGGTAAGACGACGACTACACCAGCAACTCCTGCAAAGGAGCCGCCACCACGTGATGAACCACCCGTGGAACCTGTGAATGGTGTAGTCCAACCACCTGTTGTGCCTCCACCTAATCGTCCAGGGCGTGTTACCAATCAGCTGCAATTTCTTCAGAAAGGTGTACTGAAGCCAGTATGGAAGCATCAATTTGCGTGGCCTTTCCAGCAACCAGTAGATGCGAAAAAGCTCAATCTGCCA gATTACCACAAAATTATAAAGCAGCCAATGGATTTGGGCACAATCAAAAAACGATTAGAGAATACGTATTATTGGAGCGGGAAAGAATGCATTCAAGACTTCAATACAATGTTCACCAATTGTTATGTTTACAACAAACCTGGAGAAGATGTTGTGGTTATGGCACAAGCtctcgaaaaattatttctcacaAAG GTTGCACAAATGCCAAAAGAGGAGGTGGAACTCGAACCCCCGGTTCCGAAAGGACCCAAGGGCAAAAAAGCTGGCAGAGTTGGAGCACCAGTAGGTGGTGTGGCAGGGGCTGCAGGAGGCACAGGTCGAGGTCGACCTTCCTCTGGTGCAGCTGCAGTTACTTCCAGTGTACCAAATAGCCTAACGCCTTCAGCTACATCAGCTGGGACAACAGGTGTAATTCCTATGCCTCCTCTTGGCACCCAAGCACCTGCATCTGTACCTGGGAGCACTAATACAACTACTATTGCTCCTCCATCAACCATGGGAGTTACTCCCATGGCTACACATAACTCTCTGCCTCAACAAGTGGTCCCTCCAACTAGCGGTTACCATGCACAACCAGCAATGGATCCACAAGCAGCTTCTGCTGTGCCTCCTCCTCCACAAGTTCCCACTGCACCTACGGTAATGCCTCCATCTCAACCAGCAAAACTTAAAAAGGGAGTGAAGAGAAAGGCTGATACCACGACTCCTACTGCAAATTCTTTTGAACCTCTATATAAACTGGATCCTAAAAATGCCAAAATACCCACAAGGCGAGAGTCTGGCCGGCAAATAAAGAAG CCAACGAGGCAAGCGGAAGACGGCTTAGTGCCATTCCACCAGGCCAACATGCCTCTGATCGGGGCAATGGCCCAACAG CCTCAGCATACTACCGGAAAGTCGAAAGAAAAGCTTTCAGAAGCTTTGAAATCTTGTAACGAgattttgaaagaattattctCGAAGAAACATTCG GGATATGCATGGCCATTTTACAAACCAGTTGATGCAGAACTCTTGGGCCTCCACGATTATCATGATATTATCAAGAAACCAATGGATCTTGGTACTGTAAAG ACAAAAATGGATAATCGTGAATATAAGACAGCACAAGAGTTCGCTAGTGATGTGAGACTCATATTCactaattgttataaatacaatCCTCCTGACCATGACGTTGTTGCAATGGCTAGGAAACTTCAAGATGTCTTTGAAATGAG GTATGCGAAAATTCCGGATGAACCAATGGGAAGTATGGTTGGCATGAAAGGTAGCAGTAGTAGTGCTAGCAGTTCCGGATCTGAAAGTTCTTCTGAGAGTGATGATTCAGATGAAGAACGTACTCAAAAATTAGTTGCTTTACAGCAAGag CTGAAAGCTATGCAAGAACAAATGAGGAAATTAGTGGAAGAAAGTGgtaagaagaaaagtaaaaaaaagaaaccggATAAGACAAAGTCAAGGCCAATGAGCAATAAAAGTAGTAGCCTAGTTGCCAGTCATACTGGTGCCATGAAAGAACTAATGAAACCAAGTGGTGGAATCCCAAGTGTCTCTGATAGTGTTGGTGCTAGTATAGCCAGTGTTGCAATGGGAGCGGGTGATTTAAAAATGCCTGGTGGTATGGGTGGTGATCTTCATCATCCTGCAATAGCGGTAGGACCTAATAAAACTCATGCAACAGGAAGCATGAGTCATCATCTGCCAACGGCGGCAAATGCTAAGCCaaagggaaaaggaagaggGCCTGGGAAAGCTGCAACAGCAAATACTGCGAATAAGAGGCCAAAAGCAAATAGCAGATCAGCTGGAACTAAGAAGAAAAACGCTAGTAGTCAACCGCCACCTATTACATTCGACTCAGAAGATGAAGATAATGCTAAGCCAATGTCTTATGACGAGAAAAGGCAACTTAGTttggatattaataaattacctG gaGATAAATTAGGACGTGTTGTGCATATAATACAATCTCGGGAGCCTTCATTAAGGGATTCCAATCCAGATGAAATTGAGATTGATTTTGAAACACTGAAACCATCCACACTGAGGGAATTAGAAAGCTATGTCGCTTCGTGTCTTAGAAAAAAGCCAC ATAAAAAAGTCAGTGGTAAATCTAAGGACGAACAAATGGCAGAGAAAAAACAGGAGCTAGAGAAAAGATTACAAGATGTTACAGGGCAATTAGGCAATGTTAAGAAAACAGCTAAAAAAG AGGACAGTAGTAAATCAGTCGATGTAGTTGGAACTGGAGGAGCCAGTGGGCCTTCGCGATTGTCAGCATCGAGCAGTAGTAGCAGTGATAGTGATTCCAGCAGTAGTTCTCTTTCTTCGAGCTCCAGTGATTCGAGCGACAGTGAAGCAG GAAACTCCTCCAATCGTCCTccaagaaagaaaacaaagaagagTACACCAAGTACAGGACCACCTTCGACAACGACTACGGTTACATCG GCACCTACATTGAATCATACCGGAGGTCTTTTAATGAACAGTCAACCTCCAACAAATTCTACGGGACCAATAACAAAGCCAGCTGTAACACAATCTAGCAACGTTTCTTCAGAACAAG gtGGCAATAGTCAACAGTCTGTGGCAGTAGCAACTGTTACAACTGGTCAAGGAATGGCTGTAGCAGGTCACGCATCCATGCCAGCGCAACCACCGCGATCCACGGCTATGGTTACGACTGCTCCTGTAAAAAAACCTACACCGCCACCAGCAACTACATCTAATCCACCAACTCCACCACCGAGTGTTACACCTACAAATACGAATTCTATAGTAGCTTCACCGGTTGTGCCTCAGCCACCACAGCCACCGACATCCGTCAGTTCCTTCTCAAACGCGAACACACCTGTACCCACAGACGGGGCAACTTTAACTCAACAGTCAGATCTTTTGCAACCATACAATACTTTAG CTCCTGTGCCTACTACGCAAACGTCGTTGGAACAAACGatgtcattaaaaaaaaagccGCACATACCAATGATTCAAACACCGCAtacaacaaataataatacaaatttaaatttactgcCTGATGTAAAAACGCCAGTGAATATGATGCCTGCAAGTATGGcatctaatttaaatttggGAAATATTACCATGGCAAATCTTAATATGAATTTGTCACAAGGATTGGCCACGCATATGTCAATGCACAATCAACTAGAGAGTATGATAAATACAACATCACCATTGACCAATATACAAAATTCCCATAATGCTACAATGCCGCAACAGCATTCCAATGGATTTTCCAATATTAAGCGTGAGAATTCTCCGCCCAATATGTTGAATAATAATGGTATACCTGGTCTTAATATGGGGATGAATATGGGTGGAATGGGTTCTATTTTTGATCCTATGCCCATCGTTTCTATGCCAATGCAAATATCTCAAATGCCAatcaagaaagaagaaaaatcgatatcAGTTTCTCAGTCACAAATGCCACAAAAATCTATGGATg CCGGAGCTCTTTTTGCAGAAATGAGTACAGGAATGCCACCAATGGGAAATCATTCGAGTTCGCAGCTCATGCCTGAGAAAAAGATGACACCACCTGATTCGAAAAATCCTGTGTCGAATTTTGCCTCAGCTTTTAAAAACAAG ACTGTAGaacaaaatgtgaaaaatgCTTCATCGTGGTCATCTTTAGCACAAGCATCGAGTCCCCAATCTGCGGCAGGAAGTAGTATGAAAAGTGCTG
- the LOC122565714 gene encoding bromodomain-containing protein 2-like isoform X1: MKSGLPLIRSEAKMQQVDTISQNNSLDVEERERLCNIPKTSAPGKTTTTPATPAKEPPPRDEPPVEPVNGVVQPPVVPPPNRPGRVTNQLQFLQKGVLKPVWKHQFAWPFQQPVDAKKLNLPDYHKIIKQPMDLGTIKKRLENTYYWSGKECIQDFNTMFTNCYVYNKPGEDVVVMAQALEKLFLTKVAQMPKEEVELEPPVPKGPKGKKAGRVGAPVGGVAGAAGGTGRGRPSSGAAAVTSSVPNSLTPSATSAGTTGVIPMPPLGTQAPASVPGSTNTTTIAPPSTMGVTPMATHNSLPQQVVPPTSGYHAQPAMDPQAASAVPPPPQVPTAPTVMPPSQPAKLKKGVKRKADTTTPTANSFEPLYKLDPKNAKIPTRRESGRQIKKPTRQAEDGLVPFHQANMPLIGAMAQQPQHTTGKSKEKLSEALKSCNEILKELFSKKHSGYAWPFYKPVDAELLGLHDYHDIIKKPMDLGTVKTKMDNREYKTAQEFASDVRLIFTNCYKYNPPDHDVVAMARKLQDVFEMRYAKIPDEPMGSMVGMKGSSSSASSSGSESSSESDDSDEERTQKLVALQQELKAMQEQMRKLVEESGKKKSKKKKPDKTKSRPMSNKSSSLVASHTGAMKELMKPSGGIPSVSDSVGASIASVAMGAGDLKMPGGMGGDLHHPAIAVGPNKTHATGSMSHHLPTAANAKPKGKGRGPGKAATANTANKRPKANSRSAGTKKKNASSQPPPITFDSEDEDNAKPMSYDEKRQLSLDINKLPGDKLGRVVHIIQSREPSLRDSNPDEIEIDFETLKPSTLRELESYVASCLRKKPHKKVSGKSKDEQMAEKKQELEKRLQDVTGQLGNVKKTAKKEDSSKSVDVVGTGGASGPSRLSASSSSSSDSDSSSSSLSSSSSDSSDSEAGNSSNRPPRKKTKKSTPSTGPPSTTTTVTSAPTLNHTGGLLMNSQPPTNSTGPITKPAVTQSSNVSSEQGGNSQQSVAVATVTTGQGMAVAGHASMPAQPPRSTAMVTTAPVKKPTPPPATTSNPPTPPPSVTPTNTNSIVASPVVPQPPQPPTSVSSFSNANTPVPTDGATLTQQSDLLQPYNTLAPVPTTQTSLEQTMSLKKKPHIPMIQTPHTTNNNTNLNLLPDVKTPVNMMPASMASNLNLGNITMANLNMNLSQGLATHMSMHNQLESMINTTSPLTNIQNSHNATMPQQHSNGFSNIKRENSPPNMLNNNGIPGLNMGMNMGGMGSIFDPMPIVSMPMQISQMPIKKEEKSISVSQSQMPQKSMDAGALFAEMSTGMPPMGNHSSSQLMPEKKMTPPDSKNPVSNFASAFKNKTVEQNVKNASSWSSLAQASSPQSAAGSSMKSAAQDSFQAFKKQAKEKQDRQRALLEQQEMRRQQKEQAERERLRQESERRREREEEDALDKVRKTVGDQQGNVMTATSRAEEVKAIVDTDSSSPSHSSNQDKAAAERERQRLREQERRRREAMAGQIDMNMQSDLMAAFEESL, encoded by the exons ATGAAAAGTGGACTTCCATTGATCAG AAGCGAAGCCAAGATGCAGCAGGTGGACACTATCTCGCAAAATAATTCG TTAGATGTGGAGGAGCGAGAAAGGCTGTGTAATATACCGAAG ACAAGTGCACCTGGTAAGACGACGACTACACCAGCAACTCCTGCAAAGGAGCCGCCACCACGTGATGAACCACCCGTGGAACCTGTGAATGGTGTAGTCCAACCACCTGTTGTGCCTCCACCTAATCGTCCAGGGCGTGTTACCAATCAGCTGCAATTTCTTCAGAAAGGTGTACTGAAGCCAGTATGGAAGCATCAATTTGCGTGGCCTTTCCAGCAACCAGTAGATGCGAAAAAGCTCAATCTGCCA gATTACCACAAAATTATAAAGCAGCCAATGGATTTGGGCACAATCAAAAAACGATTAGAGAATACGTATTATTGGAGCGGGAAAGAATGCATTCAAGACTTCAATACAATGTTCACCAATTGTTATGTTTACAACAAACCTGGAGAAGATGTTGTGGTTATGGCACAAGCtctcgaaaaattatttctcacaAAG GTTGCACAAATGCCAAAAGAGGAGGTGGAACTCGAACCCCCGGTTCCGAAAGGACCCAAGGGCAAAAAAGCTGGCAGAGTTGGAGCACCAGTAGGTGGTGTGGCAGGGGCTGCAGGAGGCACAGGTCGAGGTCGACCTTCCTCTGGTGCAGCTGCAGTTACTTCCAGTGTACCAAATAGCCTAACGCCTTCAGCTACATCAGCTGGGACAACAGGTGTAATTCCTATGCCTCCTCTTGGCACCCAAGCACCTGCATCTGTACCTGGGAGCACTAATACAACTACTATTGCTCCTCCATCAACCATGGGAGTTACTCCCATGGCTACACATAACTCTCTGCCTCAACAAGTGGTCCCTCCAACTAGCGGTTACCATGCACAACCAGCAATGGATCCACAAGCAGCTTCTGCTGTGCCTCCTCCTCCACAAGTTCCCACTGCACCTACGGTAATGCCTCCATCTCAACCAGCAAAACTTAAAAAGGGAGTGAAGAGAAAGGCTGATACCACGACTCCTACTGCAAATTCTTTTGAACCTCTATATAAACTGGATCCTAAAAATGCCAAAATACCCACAAGGCGAGAGTCTGGCCGGCAAATAAAGAAG CCAACGAGGCAAGCGGAAGACGGCTTAGTGCCATTCCACCAGGCCAACATGCCTCTGATCGGGGCAATGGCCCAACAG CCTCAGCATACTACCGGAAAGTCGAAAGAAAAGCTTTCAGAAGCTTTGAAATCTTGTAACGAgattttgaaagaattattctCGAAGAAACATTCG GGATATGCATGGCCATTTTACAAACCAGTTGATGCAGAACTCTTGGGCCTCCACGATTATCATGATATTATCAAGAAACCAATGGATCTTGGTACTGTAAAG ACAAAAATGGATAATCGTGAATATAAGACAGCACAAGAGTTCGCTAGTGATGTGAGACTCATATTCactaattgttataaatacaatCCTCCTGACCATGACGTTGTTGCAATGGCTAGGAAACTTCAAGATGTCTTTGAAATGAG GTATGCGAAAATTCCGGATGAACCAATGGGAAGTATGGTTGGCATGAAAGGTAGCAGTAGTAGTGCTAGCAGTTCCGGATCTGAAAGTTCTTCTGAGAGTGATGATTCAGATGAAGAACGTACTCAAAAATTAGTTGCTTTACAGCAAGag CTGAAAGCTATGCAAGAACAAATGAGGAAATTAGTGGAAGAAAGTGgtaagaagaaaagtaaaaaaaagaaaccggATAAGACAAAGTCAAGGCCAATGAGCAATAAAAGTAGTAGCCTAGTTGCCAGTCATACTGGTGCCATGAAAGAACTAATGAAACCAAGTGGTGGAATCCCAAGTGTCTCTGATAGTGTTGGTGCTAGTATAGCCAGTGTTGCAATGGGAGCGGGTGATTTAAAAATGCCTGGTGGTATGGGTGGTGATCTTCATCATCCTGCAATAGCGGTAGGACCTAATAAAACTCATGCAACAGGAAGCATGAGTCATCATCTGCCAACGGCGGCAAATGCTAAGCCaaagggaaaaggaagaggGCCTGGGAAAGCTGCAACAGCAAATACTGCGAATAAGAGGCCAAAAGCAAATAGCAGATCAGCTGGAACTAAGAAGAAAAACGCTAGTAGTCAACCGCCACCTATTACATTCGACTCAGAAGATGAAGATAATGCTAAGCCAATGTCTTATGACGAGAAAAGGCAACTTAGTttggatattaataaattacctG gaGATAAATTAGGACGTGTTGTGCATATAATACAATCTCGGGAGCCTTCATTAAGGGATTCCAATCCAGATGAAATTGAGATTGATTTTGAAACACTGAAACCATCCACACTGAGGGAATTAGAAAGCTATGTCGCTTCGTGTCTTAGAAAAAAGCCAC ATAAAAAAGTCAGTGGTAAATCTAAGGACGAACAAATGGCAGAGAAAAAACAGGAGCTAGAGAAAAGATTACAAGATGTTACAGGGCAATTAGGCAATGTTAAGAAAACAGCTAAAAAAG AGGACAGTAGTAAATCAGTCGATGTAGTTGGAACTGGAGGAGCCAGTGGGCCTTCGCGATTGTCAGCATCGAGCAGTAGTAGCAGTGATAGTGATTCCAGCAGTAGTTCTCTTTCTTCGAGCTCCAGTGATTCGAGCGACAGTGAAGCAG GAAACTCCTCCAATCGTCCTccaagaaagaaaacaaagaagagTACACCAAGTACAGGACCACCTTCGACAACGACTACGGTTACATCG GCACCTACATTGAATCATACCGGAGGTCTTTTAATGAACAGTCAACCTCCAACAAATTCTACGGGACCAATAACAAAGCCAGCTGTAACACAATCTAGCAACGTTTCTTCAGAACAAG gtGGCAATAGTCAACAGTCTGTGGCAGTAGCAACTGTTACAACTGGTCAAGGAATGGCTGTAGCAGGTCACGCATCCATGCCAGCGCAACCACCGCGATCCACGGCTATGGTTACGACTGCTCCTGTAAAAAAACCTACACCGCCACCAGCAACTACATCTAATCCACCAACTCCACCACCGAGTGTTACACCTACAAATACGAATTCTATAGTAGCTTCACCGGTTGTGCCTCAGCCACCACAGCCACCGACATCCGTCAGTTCCTTCTCAAACGCGAACACACCTGTACCCACAGACGGGGCAACTTTAACTCAACAGTCAGATCTTTTGCAACCATACAATACTTTAG CTCCTGTGCCTACTACGCAAACGTCGTTGGAACAAACGatgtcattaaaaaaaaagccGCACATACCAATGATTCAAACACCGCAtacaacaaataataatacaaatttaaatttactgcCTGATGTAAAAACGCCAGTGAATATGATGCCTGCAAGTATGGcatctaatttaaatttggGAAATATTACCATGGCAAATCTTAATATGAATTTGTCACAAGGATTGGCCACGCATATGTCAATGCACAATCAACTAGAGAGTATGATAAATACAACATCACCATTGACCAATATACAAAATTCCCATAATGCTACAATGCCGCAACAGCATTCCAATGGATTTTCCAATATTAAGCGTGAGAATTCTCCGCCCAATATGTTGAATAATAATGGTATACCTGGTCTTAATATGGGGATGAATATGGGTGGAATGGGTTCTATTTTTGATCCTATGCCCATCGTTTCTATGCCAATGCAAATATCTCAAATGCCAatcaagaaagaagaaaaatcgatatcAGTTTCTCAGTCACAAATGCCACAAAAATCTATGGATg CCGGAGCTCTTTTTGCAGAAATGAGTACAGGAATGCCACCAATGGGAAATCATTCGAGTTCGCAGCTCATGCCTGAGAAAAAGATGACACCACCTGATTCGAAAAATCCTGTGTCGAATTTTGCCTCAGCTTTTAAAAACAAG ACTGTAGaacaaaatgtgaaaaatgCTTCATCGTGGTCATCTTTAGCACAAGCATCGAGTCCCCAATCTGCGGCAGGAAGTAGTATGAAAAGTGCTG